One window of Amaranthus tricolor cultivar Red isolate AtriRed21 chromosome 13, ASM2621246v1, whole genome shotgun sequence genomic DNA carries:
- the LOC130797730 gene encoding serine/threonine-protein kinase Aurora-2-like isoform X1, whose translation MAITAENQTKHKTSAEIPAAEKKRWTLSDFDIGKPLGRGKFGHVYLAREKRSSHIVALKVLFKSQLKQFQVEHQIRREVEIQSHLRHSNILRLYGYFYDQKRVYLILEYAPKGELYKELQKCKHFGEKRSATYIASLARALIYCHGKHVIHRDIKPENLLIGAQGELKIADFGWAVHTFNRRKTMCGTLDYLPPEMVESVEHDASVDIWSLGVLCYEFLYGFPPFEAIEHSDTYQRIVQVDLKFPPKPLVSLPAKDLISKMLVKDSTERLPLHKLLEHPWIVQNADPSGLYKF comes from the exons ATGGCGATTACTGCGGAGAATCAAACCAAGCATAAG ACATCTGCAGAAATTCCTGCTGCGGAGAAGAAGCGATGGACGCTTAGTGATTTCGACATTGGAAAACCGCTAGGCCGAGGGAAATTCGGCCATGTCTACTTGGCCAGAGAGAAGAGA AGCAGTCATATTGTAGCACTAAAAGTACTGTTCAAGAGCCAGCTGAAACAGTTTCAAGTGGAACATCAGATTCGTCGAGAAGTTGAGATACAAAGCCATCTTCGTCATTCTAATATATTACGTTTATATGGATACTTTTACGATCAG AAACGTGTCTACTTGATACTTGAATATGCACCCAAAGGAGAGCTGTACAAAGAGCTTCAGAAATGCAAGCACTTTGGTGAAAAGCGATCAGCGACT TATATAGCATCATTAGCTCGGGCACTTATTTACTGTCATGGAAAACATGTGATACACAGAGATATAAAGCCAGAGAACCTCCTAATAGGAGCACAG GGAGAACTCAAGATTGCAGACTTTGGCTGGGCAGTCCATACATTTAACCGCAGGAAAACCATGTGTGGAACACTTGATTACCTTCCTCCAGAAATGG TCGAAAGTGTGGAGCATGATGCAAGTGTTGATATATGGAGCCTCGGTGTTCTATGTTACGAGTTTCTATATGGTTTCCCTCCTTTTGAAGCAATAGAACATTCAGACACATATCAAAG GATTGTGCAAGTTGATCTAAAATTCCCTCCAAAACCCTTGGTATCCTTGCCAGCGAAAGATCTTATTAGTAAG ATGCTGGTTAAAGACTCGACAGAGCGTCTTCCATTGCATAAGCTTTTGGAACATCCATGGATTGTACAAAATGCAGATCCTTCAGGTCTTTACAAGTTCTAA
- the LOC130797730 gene encoding serine/threonine-protein kinase Aurora-1-like isoform X2, which yields MSTWPERRDHIVALKVLFKSQLKQFQVEHQIRREVEIQSHLRHSNILRLYGYFYDQKRVYLILEYAPKGELYKELQKCKHFGEKRSATYIASLARALIYCHGKHVIHRDIKPENLLIGAQGELKIADFGWAVHTFNRRKTMCGTLDYLPPEMVESVEHDASVDIWSLGVLCYEFLYGFPPFEAIEHSDTYQRIVQVDLKFPPKPLVSLPAKDLISKMLVKDSTERLPLHKLLEHPWIVQNADPSGLYKF from the exons ATGTCTACTTGGCCAGAGAGAAGAGA TCATATTGTAGCACTAAAAGTACTGTTCAAGAGCCAGCTGAAACAGTTTCAAGTGGAACATCAGATTCGTCGAGAAGTTGAGATACAAAGCCATCTTCGTCATTCTAATATATTACGTTTATATGGATACTTTTACGATCAG AAACGTGTCTACTTGATACTTGAATATGCACCCAAAGGAGAGCTGTACAAAGAGCTTCAGAAATGCAAGCACTTTGGTGAAAAGCGATCAGCGACT TATATAGCATCATTAGCTCGGGCACTTATTTACTGTCATGGAAAACATGTGATACACAGAGATATAAAGCCAGAGAACCTCCTAATAGGAGCACAG GGAGAACTCAAGATTGCAGACTTTGGCTGGGCAGTCCATACATTTAACCGCAGGAAAACCATGTGTGGAACACTTGATTACCTTCCTCCAGAAATGG TCGAAAGTGTGGAGCATGATGCAAGTGTTGATATATGGAGCCTCGGTGTTCTATGTTACGAGTTTCTATATGGTTTCCCTCCTTTTGAAGCAATAGAACATTCAGACACATATCAAAG GATTGTGCAAGTTGATCTAAAATTCCCTCCAAAACCCTTGGTATCCTTGCCAGCGAAAGATCTTATTAGTAAG ATGCTGGTTAAAGACTCGACAGAGCGTCTTCCATTGCATAAGCTTTTGGAACATCCATGGATTGTACAAAATGCAGATCCTTCAGGTCTTTACAAGTTCTAA
- the LOC130797732 gene encoding profilin Sal k 4.0101-like, translated as MSWQTYVDDHLMCEIDGSENRLSAAAIIGVDGSVWAQSASFPQFKEDEIAAIVKDFEDPGTLAPTGLYLGGTKYMVIQGEPGAVIRGKKGPGGICVKKTNQALVIGIYDEPVTPGQCNMIVERLGDYLIEQGL; from the exons ATGTCGTGGCAAACTTACGTCGATGACCACTTGATGTGTGAGATCGATGGCTCCGAAAACCGCCTCTCCGCCGCCGCTATTATTGGCGTTGATGGAAGTGTTTGGGCACAAAGTGCTTCTTTTCCTCAG TTCAAGGAAGATGAAATAGCTGCTATTGTGAAGGATTTTGAGGATCCTGGAACCCTTGCCCCCACTGGGCTGTACCTTGGTGGGACTAAGTACATGGTTATTCAAGGTGAACCTGGGGCAGTTATTCGTGGGAAGAAG GGTCCTGGTGGCATTTGTGTTAAGAAGACCAACCAGGCTTTGGTTATCGGTATATACGATGAGCCAGTGACTCCTGGTCAGTGCAACATGATTGTTGAAAGGCTGGGCGATTATCTCATTGAGCAGGGTCTCTAA